A single genomic interval of Pyrus communis chromosome 7, drPyrComm1.1, whole genome shotgun sequence harbors:
- the LOC137740641 gene encoding uncharacterized protein produces the protein MANLAKLDFVALDISEKNYLTWVVDTKIHLEARNLGETIREENSASSQDRAKAMIFIRRHLDEGLKSEYLTVEDPLALWKALKNKYNPQKTVILSRACYEWTHLRIQDFKSVAEYNLQCSELAPR, from the coding sequence atggcaaacttggcaaagcttgattttgttgccttGGACATTAGTGAGAAGAACTACCTTACCTGGGTagtggataccaagatccatctaGAGGCAAGAAATCTTGGAGAAACCATTAGGGAGGAAAACAGTGCATCTTCTCAAGATCGGGCGaaggccatgatctttattcgtCGCCACCTTGATGAAGGACTAAAGAGCGAGTACCTTACGGTTGAAGATCCATTAGCTCTTTGGAAGGCattgaaaaacaaatacaatcCCCAGAAAACAGTGATTCTTTCAAGAGCTTGTTATGAGTGGACTCACCtaaggatccaggattttaaGTCAGTGGCTGAGTATAATCTGCAATGTTCAGAATTAGCTCCCAGATGA
- the LOC137739995 gene encoding uncharacterized protein: MASSSLGTLNAKITNLNFGKARVGVLKSYGVRSWTGRKPQLYSCLSISRQPEKALHVRSIPSLETLSATSLEEVPEESGDSGPTNQLIQNFDEVQSLLTAICDTPTVAEVKVKIGGFRLNVVRQLTEKFSTPPPPSPTPVSASENTKALDSNGAVPTQSVAITRQVSSSRSIQTLVDRATDDGLVLIRSPRVGLFRRSRTIKGKRAPPSCKEKQTVKEGQVICYIEQLGGELPIESDVAGEVSRILREDGDPVGYGDALVAVLPSFPGI; this comes from the exons ATGGCTTCCA GTAGCCTAGGGACATTGAATGCTAAAATCACAAACTTGAACTTCGGTAAAGCAAGAGTTGGGGTTCTAAAGTCATATGGCGTAAGAAGTTGGACGGGGAGAAAACCACAATTGTACTCATGTTTATCGATATCAAGACAGCCAGAGAAAGCATTACATGTGCGCAGCATTCCATCACTAGAAACCCTGT CTGCTACAAGTTTAGAAGAGGTTCCTGAAGAGAGTGGAGATTCTGGTCCGACAAATCAGCTCATTCAAAATTTTGACGAG gtacaATCTTTGCTCACAGCAATATGTGATACACCTACAGTTGCAGAGGTCAAAGTAAAA ATCGGTGGATTTCGGTTAAATGTGGTGAGGCAGCTGACTGAAAAATTTAGCACACCACCTCCCCCAAGTCCTACCCCTGTTAGTGCTAGTGAAAATACTAAAGCACTTGATTCGAATGGCGCTGTTCCTACACAATCTGTAGCTATCACTAGACAAGTATCGTCTTCGAGGAGTATCCAGACTTTGGTAGATAGAGCGACAGATGATGGCTTGGTGTTAATTCGTTCTCCACGA GTGGGGTTGTTTAGGAGATCTCGAACTATAAAGGGGAAGCGTGCTCCACCATCATGTAAAGAG AAGCAAACCGTGAAGGAGGGACAAGTGATTTGCTACATAGAACAGCTTGGTGGGGAGCTCCCGATTGAG tctGATGTAGCTGGGGAGGTTAGCAGGATACTTCGAGAAGATGGCG ATCCCGTCGGATATGGTGATGCTCTTGTTGCAGTTCTCCCCTCATTTCCCGGGATTTAG